In the genome of Aridibaculum aurantiacum, one region contains:
- the asnB gene encoding asparagine synthase (glutamine-hydrolyzing), with translation MCGILGRVPAADPIPFKQALDKLYHRGPDGYGTWSDDVNITLGHRRLSILDVSDNGKQPMHYGNYVITFNGEIYNFLEIRKELEKSGYTFKSDSDTEVVLAAYTKWGEGCFLKFNGMWALAIWDKLNNKLVLSRDRFGKKPLFYTLSKQFVFASEMKAIIPFLDEVRPSDDFDWCRQNIFLYESTDKCLIAGIKRFPAGSIGVFDFDSMQLSVKKFWNTLDHLQEVPADYNEQVEQFRELFIDACKIRMRSDVSIGTTLSGGLDSTATICTMDHINKQHKAERQSNDWQHAFVASIKNTPWDEADYARSVTDKLGINNTFITVDGAGQYDKLQEYIYLCEDLYMTSPIPMIQTYKAVREGGVVVTIDGHGADELLCGYNYDFYEAAFDEGFDFKVFKQLVNTRKSTLVAGYKGPGNIEAAKELTQYVGRINMVNLMHVANRRILKNRMRLPIKRYKKLEGLSHFNSLLYNMSHNTILPTLLRNYDRYSMASSVEVRMPFLDYRVVTFLLSIPWNSKIKNGFTKAILRDALKDIMPQEILSRKSKVGFNTPMLEWMKGPWKEELEDTLSSSAFINASLINAKEVSKKIRQIINNPAATYADGVYAWQEFMPYLWERSFITNAGNETSAR, from the coding sequence GTGTGTGGCATACTAGGCAGAGTACCTGCTGCTGATCCAATACCGTTCAAACAGGCCTTAGATAAACTGTACCATCGTGGCCCCGACGGGTATGGTACCTGGAGTGATGATGTAAATATTACTTTAGGTCATAGAAGGTTATCCATTCTTGATGTATCTGATAATGGAAAGCAGCCTATGCACTATGGCAACTACGTTATCACATTTAATGGTGAGATATACAATTTCTTAGAGATAAGGAAAGAGCTCGAAAAGAGCGGGTATACTTTTAAGTCAGACAGTGATACTGAAGTAGTACTGGCTGCATACACAAAATGGGGTGAGGGATGCTTCCTGAAGTTCAATGGCATGTGGGCGTTGGCTATCTGGGATAAGCTGAATAATAAACTAGTACTTAGCAGGGATAGGTTTGGGAAGAAGCCATTGTTCTACACGTTGTCAAAGCAGTTTGTTTTTGCATCCGAGATGAAGGCCATCATACCCTTCCTTGATGAAGTGCGACCTTCCGATGATTTTGACTGGTGCAGGCAAAACATCTTTTTGTACGAGAGCACAGATAAATGTTTGATTGCTGGAATAAAAAGATTTCCAGCAGGAAGTATTGGTGTGTTTGATTTTGACAGCATGCAATTGTCAGTAAAAAAGTTCTGGAATACCCTTGATCATTTACAGGAGGTGCCTGCTGATTATAATGAGCAAGTGGAGCAGTTCCGTGAATTATTTATTGATGCATGCAAAATAAGAATGCGTTCAGATGTATCCATTGGTACTACATTAAGTGGTGGTTTGGACTCTACTGCTACCATTTGTACCATGGATCATATAAACAAGCAGCATAAGGCAGAGCGACAATCAAATGATTGGCAGCATGCCTTTGTTGCATCAATAAAAAATACTCCATGGGATGAAGCTGATTATGCAAGGAGCGTTACGGATAAATTAGGCATCAACAATACATTTATAACTGTAGATGGTGCAGGTCAATATGATAAGTTGCAGGAGTACATTTACCTGTGTGAAGATCTATACATGACTTCCCCGATCCCAATGATACAGACGTACAAAGCTGTAAGGGAAGGTGGAGTAGTGGTGACTATTGATGGCCATGGCGCAGATGAATTATTGTGTGGTTATAACTATGATTTTTACGAGGCAGCTTTTGATGAAGGTTTTGATTTCAAGGTATTTAAACAACTGGTAAACACGCGCAAATCCACTTTAGTGGCTGGTTACAAAGGGCCTGGAAATATAGAGGCAGCAAAAGAATTGACACAATATGTAGGAAGGATTAATATGGTGAACCTGATGCATGTGGCTAACCGCAGAATACTTAAGAACCGGATGCGACTTCCTATAAAAAGATATAAGAAGTTGGAGGGACTGAGCCACTTCAATTCACTCTTATACAACATGTCACACAATACCATTCTGCCAACACTGCTTCGCAATTACGATAGGTATTCAATGGCAAGCAGTGTAGAAGTAAGAATGCCTTTTCTAGATTACCGGGTAGTCACTTTTTTGCTTTCAATTCCATGGAATTCAAAAATAAAAAATGGATTTACAAAGGCTATTCTGAGAGATGCGCTGAAGGATATTATGCCGCAGGAGATACTTAGCCGTAAATCGAAAGTTGGATTTAATACTCCTATGTTGGAATGGATGAAGGGGCCGTGGAAGGAAGAGTTGGAGGATACATTAAGTTCTTCAGCATTCATCAATGCATCACTGATCAATGCAAAAGAGGTTTCGAAGAAGATCAGGCAGATAATAAATAATCCTGCAGCAACCTATGCTGATGGGGTTTATGCATGGCAAGAGTTTATGCCTTACCTATGGGAGCGCTCTTTTATAACAAACGCAGGTAATGAAACTTCCGCGCGTTAG
- a CDS encoding glycosyltransferase family A protein, whose product MKAPVVIFTYNRPLHLKETLRSLQSSTGIAETDVYVYCDGPRNEQDREKQQQIVQLVEEAKQSNWSKSFQFVLSENNKGLAPSIVSGVTTLVNQYGRVIVLEDDLVVSQGFILYMNEALQAYENAGNVYAVSGYMFPISTSLKKSVLLPYISSWGWATWKQKWKIFSLDTPPAALVKPSFALRGRFNLAHYNYHHMFMTERNKSWAINWYYQVFKRNGLSVYPSKSLVINNGFDGTGENCGSNIFLQQTERMTDKIEVVFEDSIDIDFYNAFLKHFGTPMQKLRSIIRYVPFKRQIKSLLRK is encoded by the coding sequence ATGAAAGCACCTGTTGTTATTTTTACTTACAACCGGCCGCTGCACCTAAAGGAAACATTGCGCTCCTTGCAGTCATCAACAGGTATAGCCGAAACAGATGTATATGTTTATTGCGATGGTCCACGTAACGAACAGGACAGAGAAAAACAGCAGCAGATAGTACAACTTGTTGAGGAAGCAAAGCAATCAAATTGGAGTAAAAGCTTCCAGTTTGTTTTAAGTGAAAACAATAAAGGTTTAGCACCTTCTATTGTAAGTGGCGTAACAACCTTGGTAAATCAATATGGAAGAGTGATCGTTCTTGAGGATGACCTTGTGGTTTCCCAAGGTTTCATCCTATATATGAATGAGGCATTGCAAGCCTATGAAAATGCTGGTAATGTGTACGCCGTCTCAGGCTACATGTTCCCGATCAGTACATCTTTAAAAAAGTCTGTTTTACTTCCTTACATCTCATCGTGGGGCTGGGCTACGTGGAAACAAAAGTGGAAAATCTTTTCTTTGGATACACCTCCAGCCGCCCTGGTTAAACCCTCTTTTGCTTTGCGTGGTAGGTTCAATTTAGCTCATTATAACTACCACCACATGTTTATGACCGAGCGAAATAAATCGTGGGCTATAAACTGGTATTACCAGGTGTTTAAGAGAAATGGATTAAGTGTGTATCCCTCAAAAAGTTTGGTTATCAATAATGGCTTTGATGGCACAGGGGAGAATTGTGGCAGCAACATTTTTCTTCAGCAGACAGAGCGAATGACTGACAAGATAGAAGTTGTTTTTGAAGACAGCATCGATATTGATTTTTACAACGCCTTCCTGAAGCATTTTGGTACACCCATGCAAAAGCTGAGAAGCATCATCAGGTATGTTCCGTTCAAAAGACAAATTAAAAGCCTCCTTAGAAAGTGA
- a CDS encoding O-antigen ligase family protein produces MKLTNPLFYKLDYSPQKVAIWLVCLLSFAYPISACIPTILGASSRPFNMAYRLVCVAMAVYIILVVLGRKKEDFKTSIPIYLFLAFWLVYSIRLFIDISILKVPNNVDTNFAIYSFAFGNCLLPSLAILLIAKKINLNKALPVMFGLVLSSNIIIFLLVIVKQGFSLEILQSRLWLASDEGKATINPITISLYGSYLFILSLIILITKQWRLNMVKRSGIIIALLLGLLNIMMGASRGPMLFTALALVVILVNAWRLNRFSIRGLLKFFVVGIALTVAFALFVWPSIADVDLEFITRISFSFEKGLEGEERDLSITAAWHDFLRHPFLGSSFVGTFDGYYPHNIVVEALMATGVLGGFFFISFLGFVIFKSFMLLRQSKYFPFGMIMLAIIFTSLLSGALFMGVDLWPWSVLIASTYHQKLAVD; encoded by the coding sequence GTGAAGTTAACCAATCCACTGTTTTACAAGTTGGACTACTCTCCTCAGAAGGTAGCGATCTGGTTGGTATGTTTATTAAGTTTTGCTTATCCTATTTCTGCTTGTATTCCCACAATATTGGGAGCTTCTTCTCGTCCTTTTAATATGGCTTACCGGTTGGTTTGTGTAGCTATGGCGGTATACATTATACTGGTGGTGTTGGGTAGAAAGAAAGAAGATTTTAAAACCTCTATTCCTATTTACCTTTTCCTTGCATTCTGGCTTGTCTATAGCATTCGCCTGTTTATCGATATTTCTATATTAAAAGTGCCAAACAATGTAGATACAAATTTTGCTATCTATTCCTTTGCCTTCGGAAATTGCCTGTTACCGTCTTTAGCTATTTTACTGATAGCAAAAAAAATCAACCTGAACAAAGCGCTACCAGTAATGTTTGGGCTTGTTCTATCATCCAACATAATTATTTTTCTTTTAGTAATAGTAAAACAAGGGTTCAGCCTTGAAATATTACAATCAAGACTATGGTTAGCGAGTGATGAGGGAAAGGCAACTATCAATCCAATCACCATCAGCTTATATGGCTCTTATCTCTTCATTCTTTCGTTGATCATTTTGATAACAAAACAATGGAGGCTGAATATGGTTAAACGATCAGGTATTATCATCGCCCTTCTACTTGGCCTCTTGAATATTATGATGGGTGCTTCCCGCGGTCCAATGTTATTTACCGCTTTAGCCCTGGTTGTGATTTTAGTAAATGCATGGCGCTTGAACAGGTTTTCAATAAGGGGACTATTGAAATTTTTTGTTGTAGGAATAGCCCTAACAGTTGCATTCGCTCTATTCGTTTGGCCTTCTATTGCTGATGTAGATCTTGAGTTCATTACAAGGATCAGCTTTTCCTTTGAAAAAGGTTTAGAAGGAGAAGAAAGAGACCTTTCAATTACTGCAGCCTGGCACGATTTCCTCCGACATCCATTTCTTGGTTCTAGTTTCGTTGGCACTTTTGATGGGTACTACCCACACAATATAGTAGTAGAAGCACTTATGGCTACAGGCGTTTTAGGAGGGTTCTTTTTTATCAGCTTCCTTGGCTTTGTAATCTTCAAATCCTTCATGCTTTTACGGCAAAGCAAGTATTTCCCTTTTGGTATGATCATGCTGGCTATCATATTTACTTCACTATTATCTGGTGCATTGTTTATGGGAGTTGACCTGTGGCCTTGGTCTGTCCTCATTGCATCTACCTATCATCAAAAACTTGCAGTAGACTGA
- a CDS encoding glycosyltransferase family 2 protein: MKLPRVSIITAVYNACSTIEATIQNVLELQYPDIEYIVIDGGSTDGTLEIIENYKSHINVLVSEKDNGVFDAMNKGIARATGTWVNFMNAGDTFCSESIIGDLQLQQYPEAGIVYGDTLVAADGSLVPAFSVASLPFGQLMTCHQSMFFNRVKLQDKLKYVERYKVYGDLKLVIDIYKTGAEFVYVPLPVASYLRGGLSSIASWQNRKFKYSILFKEYGLEGLAKGILDKLQYHPYKLKNQ, from the coding sequence ATGAAACTTCCGCGCGTTAGTATCATTACAGCTGTGTATAATGCCTGCAGCACAATTGAAGCTACTATTCAAAATGTGCTGGAGTTGCAATACCCCGACATTGAGTATATAGTGATTGATGGAGGGTCTACTGACGGAACTTTAGAGATAATTGAAAATTATAAGTCGCATATTAATGTCCTGGTCTCAGAGAAAGATAATGGTGTTTTTGATGCGATGAACAAAGGAATAGCACGAGCTACAGGTACGTGGGTCAACTTCATGAATGCCGGTGATACTTTTTGTAGTGAAAGCATTATTGGTGACTTGCAACTGCAGCAATACCCGGAAGCTGGTATTGTTTATGGAGATACATTAGTGGCAGCAGACGGTTCGCTTGTACCTGCGTTTTCTGTTGCCAGTTTGCCTTTCGGTCAATTGATGACTTGTCATCAATCGATGTTCTTCAACCGTGTAAAACTTCAGGATAAGCTTAAATATGTTGAGCGGTATAAGGTGTACGGAGATCTTAAACTGGTAATTGACATTTATAAAACAGGTGCTGAATTTGTTTACGTTCCTCTACCTGTAGCATCTTATTTGAGGGGGGGCTTATCAAGTATTGCTTCCTGGCAAAACAGGAAGTTTAAATATTCAATTCTATTTAAAGAATATGGCTTAGAGGGTTTGGCAAAAGGTATTCTTGATAAACTACAGTATCATCCATATAAACTGAAGAACCAGTGA